In Pelosinus sp. IPA-1, a single genomic region encodes these proteins:
- the flgB gene encoding flagellar basal body rod protein FlgB — MLNSILSSPRVGVLEQALSASSLRQQTISNNIANVNTPNFKKSEVAFEDLLQDAMDNKKLQMVKTNSQHISTQKGNIPTPIVNVVDQTAFRTDGSNVDIDVEMANLAKNNIYYNAVVQQLGSYFTGIKSAIKEGR, encoded by the coding sequence GTGTTAAATTCTATTTTATCATCACCACGTGTAGGAGTGTTGGAACAAGCGCTTTCCGCATCGTCTCTTAGGCAACAGACAATTAGTAATAATATTGCTAATGTTAACACGCCAAATTTTAAGAAAAGTGAAGTCGCTTTTGAAGATTTACTGCAAGACGCTATGGATAATAAAAAATTACAGATGGTAAAAACAAATAGTCAGCATATATCGACGCAGAAGGGGAATATTCCTACCCCGATAGTAAATGTAGTTGATCAAACGGCCTTTCGAACAGATGGTAGTAATGTAGATATTGATGTTGAAATGGCTAATTTAGCAAAAAATAATATATATTATAATGCTGTAGTACAGCAGCTTGGGAGCTATTTTACTGGAATTAAGTCAGCTATAAAAGAAGGGAGATAA
- the flgC gene encoding flagellar basal body rod protein FlgC: MGMFGAIDAAASGLTAERLRMDVISNNIANVNTTRTAEGGAYRRQVVVFEPRENEETFAQILSKKASGGNGVRVVGINKDSSPTHQVYDPAHPDANKEGYVEMPNVNIVTEMVDMITATRAYEANVTTVNAAKSMALKALEIGK; the protein is encoded by the coding sequence ATGGGAATGTTTGGTGCTATTGATGCGGCCGCATCTGGCTTAACAGCTGAACGACTTAGAATGGATGTAATTTCTAATAATATTGCGAACGTCAATACAACTCGTACTGCTGAAGGTGGGGCTTATCGCCGGCAAGTTGTCGTGTTTGAACCACGTGAAAACGAAGAAACATTTGCACAGATTTTATCTAAAAAAGCAAGTGGTGGCAATGGTGTTAGAGTGGTTGGAATTAATAAAGATAGCTCACCGACACATCAGGTATATGACCCAGCGCACCCTGATGCGAATAAAGAGGGATATGTTGAAATGCCCAACGTTAATATTGTAACTGAGATGGTAGATATGATTACTGCTACTAGGGCGTATGAAGCAAATGTTACAACAGTTAATGCTGCAAAAAGCATGGCTCTTAAGGCATTGGAAATAGGGAAATAA
- the fliE gene encoding flagellar hook-basal body complex protein FliE produces the protein MRVEALKLTPVNPTSIGQAVSPVEGSTKNFGEFLTEALGEVNNLQQNAAAASYNLAAGKLQDISQVTIAAEKATIAMQLTMQVRNKVVDAYQEVMRMSV, from the coding sequence ATGCGTGTCGAAGCACTTAAGTTAACGCCAGTAAATCCTACTAGTATTGGACAAGCCGTTTCACCGGTTGAGGGGAGCACTAAAAATTTTGGCGAATTCTTAACTGAAGCCCTCGGTGAAGTAAATAACCTACAACAAAATGCGGCAGCAGCCTCTTATAATTTGGCAGCAGGTAAACTGCAAGACATATCGCAGGTTACGATTGCGGCCGAAAAAGCTACGATAGCAATGCAATTAACAATGCAAGTACGTAATAAGGTGGTTGACGCATACCAAGAAGTCATGCGTATGTCGGTATAA
- the codY gene encoding GTP-sensing pleiotropic transcriptional regulator CodY: MATMLERTRKINKLLQKSEKVEYDEISRVLSSVMEANVYIVGKDGTVLGYALLGDFECDLMRDKVLLQGHFPERYVEWLLRVTETSPNLSLEGGMCSFSEDTGCIFTDKYTTIVPIHGVGERIGTLIVAKFHAEFHDDDLVLAEYGATVVGMEILRDRSGKIEDEARKKATVQVALGTLSYSELEAVIHILNELEGNEGLLVASKIADRVGITRSVIVNALRKFESAGVIESKSLGMKGTYIKVLNERLFEELKKLKK; encoded by the coding sequence ATGGCAACGATGTTAGAACGTACTCGTAAAATTAATAAATTATTGCAAAAATCCGAGAAAGTGGAATATGATGAGATTTCCCGTGTACTTAGTAGTGTTATGGAAGCGAATGTGTATATTGTTGGTAAAGATGGTACTGTGCTAGGGTATGCATTACTAGGTGATTTTGAATGTGACTTAATGCGTGATAAAGTATTATTACAAGGACATTTTCCTGAACGCTATGTAGAGTGGTTATTAAGAGTAACTGAAACTTCGCCGAATCTAAGTTTAGAAGGCGGCATGTGTTCTTTTAGTGAAGATACAGGGTGTATTTTTACTGATAAATATACTACTATAGTTCCTATACATGGTGTAGGTGAACGAATTGGTACTTTAATTGTTGCCAAATTCCATGCAGAATTTCATGATGATGATCTAGTTCTTGCTGAATATGGGGCAACCGTTGTTGGTATGGAAATATTAAGAGACCGTAGTGGGAAAATTGAGGATGAAGCTCGTAAGAAAGCTACGGTACAAGTTGCTCTTGGTACACTGTCCTATTCAGAGCTGGAAGCTGTAATTCACATTTTAAATGAATTAGAAGGAAACGAAGGTTTATTAGTAGCAAGTAAAATTGCTGATCGAGTTGGAATTACGCGCTCTGTAATTGTGAATGCCTTGCGTAAATTTGAAAGTGCTGGAGTCATTGAGTCAAAATCTCTTGGAATGAAGGGCACTTATATAAAAGTATTAAATGAACGTTTATTTGAAGAGTTAAAAAAACTCAAGAAATAA